The segment ttaattaaatattattatgaaacggtgaaaaaaaaaataagtcgtGCACCTTAAGCCTATTTTAAATTAGTCgctcaaaaaagaaaagtatttCATGAGTTATAAGCAGAAAAGAGAAGATAGAGTGATTGGTGAGTTGAGTGATGATTAACCTTGCAAGAAAATTCTTCAGTTTCAATTTCgtggaaagaagaagaagggggAGCGCGGATTGAGGTCCGTGGTGAGGAAGAGGGGTGGGAAGTGGCGTGGTTGGGTGGGGTGAGATAATATGGGTCGTAGGTGGAGGGTGGTTGCCACTGGTAGAGGCGGGTATGGAGTATTAGAGTTGAAAAAATTACTATTGATGAAACGTGACAATTTTTTGAGGAGGGGTGTGCATCAGTCGGTTCTGTTCGATTTTATGTGTTATCGGTTtggtttatcgatttttgatttttaaatatgttaatccAATAACAAATCAATAAGATATTCTTTAGCGGGTTTCGATTTATCTGTTTTTGATCATTATCGATTCGGTTTTTGATTTATCCAATAAGAAACTGTCCGTAAGATAGTATATGCCTTCTCACTTCTCTAAATGCTTTGATACAgtgaaacaagaaagaaaataagaaattacaTCAACAAGAGAAATGTAGTGTGAAGGCTATAATACATGTTACCACCAAAACATagcatgaaattttttatgttaatcaaATTACGGATCTTCACAAACTTGCAAATGCTACAACCTACAATTACagactaaaactaaaataaaatagtccATCAAGACtgaaactaaaactaaaattaaaatcaaatagctATAATTGTGAACCCCTTACTTAAATCTTTAGGTTTTGATTAACAGTAAAACGACCTAGTGTGAAGTTGATAAAGTACTAATAATTTGACATATTTATAGTGTCTaatcatatattaaattattaatatttaataattaggaAGGGTAAAATAACCGTCTTATTGAGTTATCGGTAATAGTAAAATTGATACCgaaccaataattcaataattttttttataaacttattaaaaacccaataataataacacaataacatttttttcggTTCGATTTATCGATCATTCAATTTTTGCACACCTCTAATTTACGTAGAATATTATagactcaaaatatttatatagaatCTTATCATATAAATAAGTACTACTTACTCCgtctaaataataattttttactatattattttagaatGTGTATAACTATTTATCCTTAGTTTCTAATCTAACCTTATCATTATTTACAGTCATTTCCCTATTACATTTTTCAAGAGATTATATTACTTTTGCTagtcacttattttaaaaattttatttttacttgttacttttgatatatatatatatatatatatttttcatgttttacccTCAATATTAAATACTTACTTGTTTTTCAAGACATTATTTCATGGAGgacaatttagtaaaaaaatttatatcattaattatttttttaatagtaacACCAACTCAATGGCTGACAagtaaaattaaacaaaagaaaataataaattatatttttatttataatttttagtaaGTGTGTGAAATTAATAATGGACTAATATTATTGATGAGATAGTAGTACTACAATTTTGTTCATGCAACCCTCTCTCTTCTTTAACCAGCTGATGCCTCATACTTTCTccgtttatttttgttttatatttattttattaatttttaaagttaaaatagattatattaatttaatattttaaatcaaaaatagttttgatatttaaaaattatataaaaaatattataatcgtaatttttttatatatcaatataatataaaaacacatcataagatattaatcaaattttataatttattcttaaaaaaaaattgacaattaaaaatggaggaaaataatattaaataattaccAACAGTACTTTTTAGCAAGTTGTTTATGCCACCTAGGTGGAGTATTTGATGCATCTAGTAAATGCATTTCTTGATTTTAGTGTCCATTTCATCTGTCCCAAAAATTctctaatataattttatgcaACTCGTGAtttcctaattattatttttttcagctGAAGATATTATTCTTCCatttcataataattaatttttttattttatatgatttttaagaaattaaaaataataattaatttaattaatttatcatttattcatattaatgaattcaaaataatttatggaCATATGGCATACAAAAGATATACATACTTCAAAATGAGTGAGAGCATGAGTACAAATGAATAAGCAAGTATATAATGAACACTTTGGAAAGTACAAAAGTTTTGAAAGAGAAATTATGGAAACGTTAAACATGATAATGATATTAATTACTATAaggataaaatagaaaaaaattaattcattttattttaatttagtaagTGATCAAATAATTTgggataaatatttttagaaaaatgatcCAATAATATGAGAGATACCGAGTATTTACTACTTCTTTTCACAAAGAATAATTCTTTTTAGTTTCAGTGAAGTGCTTATAGGGCTTAACTTCCGATTTAACAATTTCTGTGATAGAAGAAGAGTATATTATAGAATAGACTATACCCCTAGACCCGGTATGGAAAGGGAGTAAGGTAATTCATCATCAACCAAGGCAGGAATCGTTAGAGTATTGTATTGCCCTCCAATAGGACTATACAGAGCAGCGGGAAGGTCGGAATCTAGTGAATCTAGTTTGATTTGATacggaatttaagaaaataaaagaaaaacttttgaTCATGTGATCTTaagttaaagttatgtcaaatgtaaaAAGTTGTCATTTAATCTTGTGACCTTAAATATGCCACGTGAAAAATTgttacaaaaaaagaaagaggttattctttttaaaacagactaaaaaggaaaggagatcattctttttaaaacggagATACTTTATCTATCTTTACTtgttcattatattaaaaatagttatctACCAATACTTATTCGCTTTGAAAATCAAGAGGTTATTTAcgcttttttatttattttgttggttATTAAATCGTATTAAGTATATTAGACATTTCTCAAAactagagctgtcaatatgggctagcccaccccatccgggctaattcatacaggctttgacattttacggaccaggccgggctagcccattttttgtgtgggccagaaaatgATCGGCCCAGCCCACAAGTATGTGGGCTACAGGCTTGTCGGGCCagcccactttttaaaaaattatatttttttataattattaaattaaattataaattataatttaaaaatattatcataaatatcaacaaaacaatatcatttatgttatgtctcatttgtttgcacttaatggggtttaaatcttaatcattcagatttgcctcattaagtgtgtttgttttttaagaacttgatcttaattattcaaattcaattcattaagttcgtttgttttattttttcttataagccTCTTAATGGGTCTGGATATATCTGAATGAATAAGATCTGTAACACACCCTTAACAGTATtcagactaaaaaataagactcctatcttaattcaactaaatcacgacaactcataaaaattattttcttatttaattaatattaattacatgcttgtcattataatttcctttattcatattaacttaatatacatcttttactctctaaattaatcaatatatttgaattgataagcacttccatgatataatatttagcacgattttaaaaaataagaaagtattagttatttgatcgataacaataaaaaatttctataataaaataaaataaaatattttcctaaactatatatttaataatctatataaactattttaaattgcattatattagattctcaaagtatttgagtgcaaaaaatagtcatattaatgatgtaacttgatgttgagtcctcaaaagataaatcatattaccttgttacggtaaaaatgttcaaaatattattttatatgaaaaaaccgattttactaacaaggtttttataatattttattgatataacgtttaatttcatatgtgcattcagatattgaaaacaaactgtcccaataaTATAGTGTTCAAATTCaaagacaatattttaatattcagatgtttattcagatttacacatctggatcttaatgcacatcttaatatttaaatgtgtattcaaattcaaacgtcttaatcttaatggaaacaaatgagacctTGTCACTACtagttaatcaaattcacaaatataataatgtttataatatttagggaaaatgcacaagtaccccctaaactatgaccgaaatcccaaagacacaccttactaaggtcgtattacccccctgaacttattttttatgtaattttgtgtacgtctttggcttacgtggcatccaaatatctctgACGCGCCTCAATTGGAGTCACATAGAGtgccacataagacaaaaggtgtataaaattacaaaaaaaaaagttcaggggtaataggaccttagtttagtgtaggtgtgtctctggaatttcggtcatagtctagggggtacttgtgcattttccttaatatttattaagttttttttcaaccaaaagtataaatatctaaatagatatattaacctaattgttttgattttgaactctctttatttttaaattttaatattatattatatttttaaattaatttttattgacccacgggccggccctaccaatatttctcaagcctCCCAAATGAGcaggcttattcaggccgggctaaaaagcccttttcttaaatgggctccaaaaatcttagcccaaccctattaaatcccgggttaggccaggccgtcccaacgggcctagcccatattgacggctctactCAAAACgtttaaattttacatattcAAAATATTACCCTTATAGTATGTCAAGATAATAACAAATAACTAatgttaaacaaaataaatactGAATATTCTcttcgttcatttttatttgtccaatttcttttctctaaaaataaattaaaaagaaaaaactgtCGTCTATTATGGCCTGCACGACTGTATTCACTTGAACTTCCATATCCAATTTGCagtatcaatatatatatattttttagttatatctgagctgtttttatctatttttctttaatatactCTTTGTCTTTTTGTGATCTTCCAAGTAAAGTCAAcccctttaaattaaatatacacaGAAAACCAGAGTTGTTTCTGCCCACTTCAACTcctctttcttcatttttatggTTACTTTCAAACCCCATTTGAGAAAATTCTTGAATGTTTCAACTATGTGAGTATTTTTGAGCAAagtttacatttttattttataagttataagCATATTCTTGAAATGGAACTTCTTGAAAAGGgtaaagattcaatttttttaccaTTTTGGTATTTTCTTGGCTTCTGCATTGTGTATTGAAGATTTGTAGGTATTTTTGTCTGTAAAGGTTCTGATGGAGTTCAAGAAAGCCAAGACGGTAAGGTAAATTTTCTAGTGTACttttttctgtattttttgatttctcgttttttttttttttgatatttttgaggattttattaggttttataATGATGGGAAACAGAATCTTGAAAGTTCACGGGAGAAGAATGAGAACCATGTTCTTGAAAAGCAGCTACCTTTGTATCTTGATGGTAGAAATGTTGACAAAGTTGGAGCTAGTAAAGTTCCTAAATTTGGGAAATTTAAGGTTTTCCCAGAAAATTATGTACCTGGGAAAAAGAAAATTCTTGATCCAGGAAGTGAAATTGTTATACAATGGAATAGGGTGTTCTTGTTTTCTTGTTTGATGGCTCTCTTCATGGATCCATTGTTTTTTTACCTTCCATCAGTGGTGAATAGGGGGAAATCTTCATGTATGACAATTGACTTGAATCTTGGGATTAGTGTTACATGTTTTCGAACAGTAGCAGATGTTTTCTATTTGTTACATGTGATATTTAAGTTTAGGACTGCTTATGTTTCAAGAAGTTCAAGGGTGTTTGGAAGGGGTGAACTTGTTATGGATAAGAAATTGATTGCAAGGAAGTACTTGAAGTCTGAATTCTTCATTGATGCTATTGCTGCTCTGCCTCTTCCGCAGGTACTTCATAATCATGTTTCAAGAATGGCGTCCGCTTTAGTTTGTCTTTGTATAGtcaattatttgttttaatatgATTGAAGAACAAATAATCCTGAATTAGGCTAGTGTAACATGTCTTGACCAGTGGAGAATTGTTGTTAGTCTGATTGTTGTTGTGCAAATTTGAACATTATGTATCGAAAAGCTAATCTTTATAGATGGAGAAATGGTCTTTTCCTAAGAAGTTCATCTGAACCCCCTTTGGCGGAAATACATtgtttatacatggttaaaactatcttttatgtatatatggagtAGATGTTGAATTCCTTTGGCTTCTTCATATATTTTGACCCCCTTAGTGAAAATTCTTGTTCCGCTATTGTTTTTGCCTAAACAAATTCAGCTATGTCACTTTGCGGGTCTTTTAAACTATTGGAATCTATGTCGATGCTAATTATTATAGGAAACAATTACATTACAAGTCATGATAGATCAATTAACAATTTAGTATTGGAGTAGAATCCATCTTCATGTTATAAAAGAGAGAACTACTCATGGATTTAGCTGTTTGTCCTTTTGCAGATTGTAATATGGTTCATCATACCGACAATTAGAAGTTCTCATTCCGATCACACCAACAATGCGCTTGTATTAATAGTCCTGCTGCAATATCTGCCAAGACTCTATCTGATTTTCCCATTGAGTTCTCAAATTATTAAAGCTGCTGGAGTTGTCACGAAAACAGCTTGGGCCGGGGCGGCTTACAATTTGCTACTCTACATGTTGGCAAGCCATGTAAGTTTAGTCCTGTCCTTAAATTTAGGTACTTGCAATTTgtataaatagaaatattttgttaaagtCTTTGATACTGTTGATAGTGAATCAGGTTCTTTTATTGTAGGTCCTTGGTGCTTCCTGGTACTTATTGTCAATTGAGAGATATGCTACATGCTGGAAAATAGCTTGTGAAAAGGAGCTTAGTCCTTTACAATGCTCCAGTCGTTTTCTTGACTGTGGTACTACAGACCATGCAGACAGGATAACATGGGTAAACAGCACCCAAGTTTTCAGCAACTGCTATCCTTCTAACTCGACCATTTTCGACTTTGGAATATTTGCAAATGCAGTTACAAACAATGTTGTCTCCTCAAAGTTCCTTGAGAAGTACTTGTACTGTTTGTGGTGGGGTTTACAAAATTTGAGGTATGGTTTCCAAATAGGACCATTAACTTGGCCACTATTATCTTGGATTATCAAGCCAAAATTTCTTGAATATCAATTGCATATATCTCAAAGGTCCAAAATGGTTTTTTGTTTATGGTGTATAAGGTGTTATCTTTAAGTCAATATTCAAAATcagttattatatattaaatagcCATGTAAATAACTTTGCTTAAGTATATCTTTGGTAATTACGATTATCTGCAAATTTGTGCTATTTGCTGCAGCATCACGAATCAGGGATATTAAGCACTTTGTTTTCTGATCTTTTGCAGTTCTTACGGCCAAAACTTGACCACAAGCACATATATATGGGAAACTTCATTTGCCATTCTTATTGCTATTTTTGGGCTAGTTCTGTTTGCTCATTTGATTGGAAACATGCAGGTATGAGTGACAAACATTGTTTTAATATCACATATGAAATCCTCATATAGACTACAACTTTGGATTTTGGCGAAGATTGGAGTCTCTTTCTTTTGATGCTTTTTGGTTGATGTGGATTTGGATCAGTAGTCTTTCATTGTTTTTGCAGTTACAACATAGAATGCTTCTTCTACATCTTCTATATTGTGAACTTAAACATTTCATTTTGAAGAAAGCTCTTCTAACTCGAGTCTAATTTCtccctttttattaatgaagACATACTTACAATCTATCACTGTGAGGCTTGAAGAATGGAGGCTCAAGCGACGAGATACTGAAGAATGGATGAGGCATCGCCAACTTCCTCAGGATCTACAAGAACGTGTTAGACGTTTTGTACAGTACAAGTGGCTTGCTACTCGAGGAGTTGATGAAGAATCTATCCTGCTTGCTTTACCTTCAGACCTTCGTCGTGACATCCAACGTCACCTATGTTTAGACCTTGTTCGGCGTGTAAGTCATTTTCTCTCTGGGTTCTCTCATTACACCCCAACTTTGTAATATCAATAGTTATTGAAATGACGCGAAGTACTTGCATTTTGGTACTGCGATAATCTCAAACAGGtgaaatgtatttttctttcttctttgatttgcTTGAGTTGTTCTGTTTTGCAGGTTCCCTTCTTCTCGCAAATGGATGATCAACTGCTTGATGCCATATGTGAACGTCTGAGTTCTTCGTTAAGTACTCAAGGAACGTACATTGTACGTGAGGGTGATCCAGTAACTGAAATGCTCTTTGTTATTAGAGGAACATTAGAGAGCTCAACTACAAATGGTGGGCGGACAGGCTTCTTCAACTCAATTACTTTGAGGCCAGGTGACTTTTGTGGTGAGGAACTCCTTGCCTGGGCGTTGTTGCCACGATCCACTCTTAACTTGCCTTCATCAACGAGAACAGTGAGAGCGCTATCAGAAGTAGAAGCTTTTGCATTACATGCAGAGGATCTCAAGTTTGTAGCCAATCAATTCAGACGTCTTCATAGTAAGAAGCTACAGCACACTTTCCGTTATTACTCTCACCACTGGAGAACTTGGGCTGCCTGTTTTGTTCAAGCTGCTTGGCGTCGTTTCAAGAGGAGAAAGCTAGCCAAAGAACTTTATAGAGGTGAGTCCTTGTCTTATGCTCCTGAGGATGATCAATCAGCATATGAAAGTGAATGTGAACACGAGGATGATCAACAAACAAAGACTACACCAACAAACTCTTCAAATGTAAAGCAAAACCTTGGAGTTACAATATTGGCATCAAGATTTGCTGCAAACACAAGGAGAGGAGTTCAGAAGATGAAGGATATGGACATGCCTACGTTTCAGAAGCCCGAGGAGCCTGACTTTTCGGCTGAGCCAGATGACGACTAGCTCAACATATGCCCGATTTAAAGACCATTTTCCACAGGTGAAATTATACAGAAAACCAAAGAAGCAATATAAAGACAATACTAAAGTGAATTTGAAGAACATTATTCAAGTTTATTactaaaagaaaagaaggaaaagaagacaGGTTGTGCTGCAGTTGATTAATTATGATCATCAATAGACTGTACTTGTAAGTAAAAATTTGGTGAAGGGAAAATAGGTTCCTATAAAATGTGAGAAGACTTAACAGGAATTGTAGGTTAGTGTTTgttgaagaaaaacaaaagggtAAATTTTATGTTTCACTCTTTATGTTGGCAAACTTGAGACTTTTAACTTAGTGAACAATGTATGTTAATGTAAAGTTATATGAAAACTAGCTtaacattttgtttttttaggtcAATTGTGAAGCAcgtaataaatttttattagttttgatCGAATCATTCCATTTACTatgttgaatattttagtaaCTTTAAAGAAACTATCTTAATTGATAATGCTCTATTACTCTTATCACATGTAAAACGATAACATTAAGTTTGAACTGACATAAAATCCCATAGACGTGCAACGCGCCCCACCCTGCATTAGTGTTTTAAATAAACCTGCTCCACATTCCTCTCTGCCCGGCACAACCTTAAACATGCCTCGTTCTGTTCCCGCGCCCTCATTGTCAGACTTAATTGGGATGGTCGTGATAAATGATGGTGTTATGGGTAGAGATTAATGGTGATAATGAGTAACAATAACGATTAACAATGATAATTGATGGTGATAGTGATTGACACTATGTAATAGTAACTAACTAgttaatgataataattattaggGTAATGATGATCGTAAATAAGGatcaataatgatgatgataattgatGATGAAGTATGGCGGCTACCTGTAGGGGTGACTAGTAACATGGATAGCGATATTCAAGGCATGAAgctaaaaaaagagaaaatgatcaaaatagtCCTTAATGTATGGACTTGGATTGATTTGGTCCTTCATGTATGTAGCTTATAGAAAAGGTCCTTTATCTATGTTAAAAACTTATCAAGTTAGTCTTTTACCTTAAAACCTtaattacacaaaaaaaaatcctGTCAAATTAAACAAAGATATGCAACTCAAGTGACATACAAAGATCTTAAACAAAACCTCTGTTTTCTTGGCTCAGTTGCAAAGAATAAAAACCCTGCCTTTCCCGCCTGAAACGTATTTTCCGTGTGCATTTTTGACGCCATTATTTCGTATACACTTTGCCTTCATCCTTACTTTATCATTCTTTTTCCACTTAATATACTTTCCTTGGCTTACCTCATGAGTTGTTAAAGCA is part of the Solanum pennellii chromosome 8, SPENNV200 genome and harbors:
- the LOC107026919 gene encoding probable cyclic nucleotide-gated ion channel 14 isoform X2 produces the protein MFQLCIFVCKGSDGVQESQDGKNLESSREKNENHVLEKQLPLYLDGRNVDKVGASKVPKFGKFKVFPENYVPGKKKILDPGSEIVIQWNRVFLFSCLMALFMDPLFFYLPSVVNRGKSSCMTIDLNLGISVTCFRTVADVFYLLHVIFKFRTAYVSRSSRVFGRGELVMDKKLIARKYLKSEFFIDAIAALPLPQIVIWFIIPTIRSSHSDHTNNALVLIVLLQYLPRLYLIFPLSSQIIKAAGVVTKTAWAGAAYNLLLYMLASHVLGASWYLLSIERYATCWKIACEKELSPLQCSSRFLDCGTTDHADRITWVNSTQVFSNCYPSNSTIFDFGIFANAVTNNVVSSKFLEKYLYCLWWGLQNLSSYGQNLTTSTYIWETSFAILIAIFGLVLFAHLIGNMQTYLQSITVRLEEWRLKRRDTEEWMRHRQLPQDLQERVRRFVQYKWLATRGVDEESILLALPSDLRRDIQRHLCLDLVRRVPFFSQMDDQLLDAICERLSSSLSTQGTYIVREGDPVTEMLFVIRGTLESSTTNGGRTGFFNSITLRPGDFCGEELLAWALLPRSTLNLPSSTRTVRALSEVEAFALHAEDLKFVANQFRRLHSKKLQHTFRYYSHHWRTWAACFVQAAWRRFKRRKLAKELYRGESLSYAPEDDQSAYESECEHEDDQQTKTTPTNSSNVKQNLGVTILASRFAANTRRGVQKMKDMDMPTFQKPEEPDFSAEPDDD
- the LOC107026919 gene encoding probable cyclic nucleotide-gated ion channel 14 isoform X4, with product MEFKKAKTVRFYNDGKQNLESSREKNENHVLEKQLPLYLDGRNVDKVGASKVPKFGKFKVFPENYVPGKKKILDPGSEIVIQWNRVFLFSCLMALFMDPLFFYLPSVVNRGKSSCMTIDLNLGISVTCFRTVADVFYLLHVIFKFRTAYVSRSSRVFGRGELVMDKKLIARKYLKSEFFIDAIAALPLPQIVIWFIIPTIRSSHSDHTNNALVLIVLLQYLPRLYLIFPLSSQIIKAAGVVTKTAWAGAAYNLLLYMLASHVLGASWYLLSIERYATCWKIACEKELSPLQCSSRFLDCGTTDHADRITWVNSTQVFSNCYPSNSTIFDFGIFANAVTNNVVSSKFLEKYLYCLWWGLQNLSSYGQNLTTSTYIWETSFAILIAIFGLVLFAHLIGNMQTYLQSITVRLEEWRLKRRDTEEWMRHRQLPQDLQERVRRFVQYKWLATRGVDEESILLALPSDLRRDIQRHLCLDLVRRVPFFSQMDDQLLDAICERLSSSLSTQGTYIVREGDPVTEMLFVIRGTLESSTTNGGRTGFFNSITLRPGDFCGEELLAWALLPRSTLNLPSSTRTVRALSEVEAFALHAEDLKFVANQFRRLHSKKLQHTFRYYSHHWRTWAACFVQAAWRRFKRRKLAKELYRGESLSYAPEDDQSAYESECEHEDDQQTKTTPTNSSNVKQNLGVTILASRFAANTRRGVQKMKDMDMPTFQKPEEPDFSAEPDDD
- the LOC107026919 gene encoding probable cyclic nucleotide-gated ion channel 14 isoform X6, with amino-acid sequence MALFMDPLFFYLPSVVNRGKSSCMTIDLNLGISVTCFRTVADVFYLLHVIFKFRTAYVSRSSRVFGRGELVMDKKLIARKYLKSEFFIDAIAALPLPQIVIWFIIPTIRSSHSDHTNNALVLIVLLQYLPRLYLIFPLSSQIIKAAGVVTKTAWAGAAYNLLLYMLASHVLGASWYLLSIERYATCWKIACEKELSPLQCSSRFLDCGTTDHADRITWVNSTQVFSNCYPSNSTIFDFGIFANAVTNNVVSSKFLEKYLYCLWWGLQNLSSYGQNLTTSTYIWETSFAILIAIFGLVLFAHLIGNMQTYLQSITVRLEEWRLKRRDTEEWMRHRQLPQDLQERVRRFVQYKWLATRGVDEESILLALPSDLRRDIQRHLCLDLVRRVPFFSQMDDQLLDAICERLSSSLSTQGTYIVREGDPVTEMLFVIRGTLESSTTNGGRTGFFNSITLRPGDFCGEELLAWALLPRSTLNLPSSTRTVRALSEVEAFALHAEDLKFVANQFRRLHSKKLQHTFRYYSHHWRTWAACFVQAAWRRFKRRKLAKELYRGESLSYAPEDDQSAYESECEHEDDQQTKTTPTNSSNVKQNLGVTILASRFAANTRRGVQKMKDMDMPTFQKPEEPDFSAEPDDD
- the LOC107026919 gene encoding probable cyclic nucleotide-gated ion channel 14 isoform X1, whose translation is MVTFKPHLRKFLNVSTIFVGIFVCKGSDGVQESQDGKNLESSREKNENHVLEKQLPLYLDGRNVDKVGASKVPKFGKFKVFPENYVPGKKKILDPGSEIVIQWNRVFLFSCLMALFMDPLFFYLPSVVNRGKSSCMTIDLNLGISVTCFRTVADVFYLLHVIFKFRTAYVSRSSRVFGRGELVMDKKLIARKYLKSEFFIDAIAALPLPQIVIWFIIPTIRSSHSDHTNNALVLIVLLQYLPRLYLIFPLSSQIIKAAGVVTKTAWAGAAYNLLLYMLASHVLGASWYLLSIERYATCWKIACEKELSPLQCSSRFLDCGTTDHADRITWVNSTQVFSNCYPSNSTIFDFGIFANAVTNNVVSSKFLEKYLYCLWWGLQNLSSYGQNLTTSTYIWETSFAILIAIFGLVLFAHLIGNMQTYLQSITVRLEEWRLKRRDTEEWMRHRQLPQDLQERVRRFVQYKWLATRGVDEESILLALPSDLRRDIQRHLCLDLVRRVPFFSQMDDQLLDAICERLSSSLSTQGTYIVREGDPVTEMLFVIRGTLESSTTNGGRTGFFNSITLRPGDFCGEELLAWALLPRSTLNLPSSTRTVRALSEVEAFALHAEDLKFVANQFRRLHSKKLQHTFRYYSHHWRTWAACFVQAAWRRFKRRKLAKELYRGESLSYAPEDDQSAYESECEHEDDQQTKTTPTNSSNVKQNLGVTILASRFAANTRRGVQKMKDMDMPTFQKPEEPDFSAEPDDD
- the LOC107026919 gene encoding probable cyclic nucleotide-gated ion channel 14 isoform X3; this encodes MELLEKGSDGVQESQDGKNLESSREKNENHVLEKQLPLYLDGRNVDKVGASKVPKFGKFKVFPENYVPGKKKILDPGSEIVIQWNRVFLFSCLMALFMDPLFFYLPSVVNRGKSSCMTIDLNLGISVTCFRTVADVFYLLHVIFKFRTAYVSRSSRVFGRGELVMDKKLIARKYLKSEFFIDAIAALPLPQIVIWFIIPTIRSSHSDHTNNALVLIVLLQYLPRLYLIFPLSSQIIKAAGVVTKTAWAGAAYNLLLYMLASHVLGASWYLLSIERYATCWKIACEKELSPLQCSSRFLDCGTTDHADRITWVNSTQVFSNCYPSNSTIFDFGIFANAVTNNVVSSKFLEKYLYCLWWGLQNLSSYGQNLTTSTYIWETSFAILIAIFGLVLFAHLIGNMQTYLQSITVRLEEWRLKRRDTEEWMRHRQLPQDLQERVRRFVQYKWLATRGVDEESILLALPSDLRRDIQRHLCLDLVRRVPFFSQMDDQLLDAICERLSSSLSTQGTYIVREGDPVTEMLFVIRGTLESSTTNGGRTGFFNSITLRPGDFCGEELLAWALLPRSTLNLPSSTRTVRALSEVEAFALHAEDLKFVANQFRRLHSKKLQHTFRYYSHHWRTWAACFVQAAWRRFKRRKLAKELYRGESLSYAPEDDQSAYESECEHEDDQQTKTTPTNSSNVKQNLGVTILASRFAANTRRGVQKMKDMDMPTFQKPEEPDFSAEPDDD
- the LOC107026919 gene encoding probable cyclic nucleotide-gated ion channel 14 isoform X5 — encoded protein: MFQLCSDGVQESQDGKNLESSREKNENHVLEKQLPLYLDGRNVDKVGASKVPKFGKFKVFPENYVPGKKKILDPGSEIVIQWNRVFLFSCLMALFMDPLFFYLPSVVNRGKSSCMTIDLNLGISVTCFRTVADVFYLLHVIFKFRTAYVSRSSRVFGRGELVMDKKLIARKYLKSEFFIDAIAALPLPQIVIWFIIPTIRSSHSDHTNNALVLIVLLQYLPRLYLIFPLSSQIIKAAGVVTKTAWAGAAYNLLLYMLASHVLGASWYLLSIERYATCWKIACEKELSPLQCSSRFLDCGTTDHADRITWVNSTQVFSNCYPSNSTIFDFGIFANAVTNNVVSSKFLEKYLYCLWWGLQNLSSYGQNLTTSTYIWETSFAILIAIFGLVLFAHLIGNMQTYLQSITVRLEEWRLKRRDTEEWMRHRQLPQDLQERVRRFVQYKWLATRGVDEESILLALPSDLRRDIQRHLCLDLVRRVPFFSQMDDQLLDAICERLSSSLSTQGTYIVREGDPVTEMLFVIRGTLESSTTNGGRTGFFNSITLRPGDFCGEELLAWALLPRSTLNLPSSTRTVRALSEVEAFALHAEDLKFVANQFRRLHSKKLQHTFRYYSHHWRTWAACFVQAAWRRFKRRKLAKELYRGESLSYAPEDDQSAYESECEHEDDQQTKTTPTNSSNVKQNLGVTILASRFAANTRRGVQKMKDMDMPTFQKPEEPDFSAEPDDD